The genomic region CTGGAGGAGGAGAACATGAAGTTGAGAATAGCGTCCGCAGCGCTGATGGTTGCTGCGTTGTCCATGCCGGCGTTCGCGGCCGACGAGTTCTACGTCGTCCAGGACGTCAAGACCAAGAAGTGCACCGTCGTCGACAAGAAGCCGACGGACACGTCCATGACTGTCGTCAGCCCCTCGGGCACGATCTACAAGACGCGCACTGAGGCCGAGAGCGGCATGAAGACGGTCAAGGTCTGCACGTCCAACTAGGGAGGAGCGTGATGCCCGTGTTTATTCTCTGGGCCGTGCCGGCGATCATCGTGATCGGCGGCGGCATCTATCTGATAGGTCATTTGCACTAGAGCATGATCCGCAAAAGTGCGTAGCGTTTTCCGAAAAGATCATGCTCAAACAATGACCGAAAGTGCGATGACGATTCATGCTAATCGCATCGCGCTTTAGGCTTCGAGAAGTCGCGCGGGCTTCTTGCGTGCAGCGCACAGGTCCGCACGGCTGCCGCCCGCCGCCAGAGCGCGTCGGCGCCGGCCGGAGCGCCCGTTGCAGTGCAACACATCGTGCCGGAGCAGCCCCGCGACGAAGAGGACCGCCAACGCACGCGAAATGACTTCCGTCCCGCCGAGGTTTTTCATACGCTTGCCTCTCGCAAGCCGCATAATGGCTGCGCTCACGGCCCGGCGACAGGGCTGGAGCATCAAAGGGAGGGGAGACGATGAAGCGGAGATCATTTCTCGCTGGGATCGGTGCAACCACTGCGGCAGCTACCATTGGCATGCCGTCGATCCTGAGGGCGCAAGCCCCGATCACGCTGAACGGTGCCGTGCAGTTCAATGACGACCATGCCTTCAACCGGGCGCTGATCCGGTTCGAGGAACTGGTGAAGAAATATTACGGCAAGCCGGTCAACTTCACCCTGCATAAGAACTCCTCGCTCGGCCTCGAGAAGCAGTATTTCGAGTACATGTCGCAGGGCAAGGCGGTCGATTACGCCATCGTCTCGCCGGCTCACATGTCGACCTTCGCCAAGGCGGCCCCGTTCATCGATGCGCCCTTCGTGTTCAAGGGCATCGAGCACATGAACAAGGTGGTCGAAGCCAACATCCTGGCGCCGATCGCCGACGAGGTCGCGGCCAAGGCCGAGGTCGTTCTGATCGGCTATGCCGGCGGCGGCATCCGCAACATCTTCGCCAACAAGCCGCTCAAGAACCTCGCCGATCTCAAAGGCCTCAAGGTCCGCGTGCAGGGCGCGCCGATCTGGTCGAAGACCTTCGCGGCCGTCGGCATGAGCCCGACCGTGATCGCCTATAACGAAATCTACAATGCGATCCAGAACGGCGTCATCTCGGCCGGCGAGAACGAGGCGGCCGGCGTCGAGGCGATGAAGTTCTACGAAGTGGCCCCATATCTCAGCCTGACCCAGCACGCCGTGTCGATCCGGCCGATCTGCTTCTCGGTGAAGACGCTGAAGACCCTGCCCAAGGATCTGCAGGACGCGATCATGAAGGCGGGCAAGGAGGCCGGCGATTACGGCCGCCAGCTCGAATCGAGCGAAGAAGTCGTCAAGCTCGACACGCTGGAGAAGGCCGGCAAGCTCAAGCGCGTTCCGTTCGAGGAGCGGGATGCCATGAAGAAGCTCGCCGACCCCGTGATGGCCACCTACGCCAAGGAGATCGGCGCGGAAGGCATTTTCGAGAAAATCAACGTCGTCTGAGGCCGCCCCGTCCGCCGACAGCATTTCGGGCAGGCCCCGCTTCTCCTGCCCGGACATGGCGGATGAGCGCCGTACGGAGCTCCAATGTCCGAAATGCACGTCCCGTCCACACCGTCGCTGTGGCGTCGCGTCACCGCGGCCTATGCGAAATTGCTGGAATTCCTGCTGGCCGCCTGCGTCGGCATCCTGGTCATCCCCGTCACGTTGCAAATCGTCTCACGCTACACGCCGTTCATTCCCTCCTACATCTGGACCGAGGAGATGGCGCGGTTTCTGTTCATCTGGACGATCATGATCGGGGCGATGGTCGGCGTGCGGGAAGCGCAGCACTTCGAGGTCGACGTCTGGCCCGATCTGTCGCGGCGATCGGAGGCCGCTGTGCGGATCCTCGCGCGGCTCGGCGTGCTGGCACTGGCCCTCGTGTTCGTGTGGGCCGGAATCGAATTCACGCGCTTTGCCTGGAACAGGACGTCGGAGCTGGCCGATCTGCCGCTCTGGCTGATCCACGTCGCCTGGCCGGTAGCCGGCGTGACGTGGATCGTGTTTGCGGGCGAACAGATCCTTGGTGAAATGCGCGTTCTGGTCGGGGCACAGAGATGAGCGGCACTGTACTCTCTGCCGGACAGGCCGCGATGGTGCTGTTCGGGGTCTTCATCGGCCTGCTCATCGTGCGCGTGCCGGTCGCCTTCGCGCTCGGCCTTGCCTGCGTACCGATCCTTCTGATCGAGCCGCGCCTGTCGCTGATGATGCTCGCCCAGGAAACCTTCAACGCCTACAATTCGTTCATCCTGCTCGCGGTGCCGTTCTTCCTCTTGACGGCGAACCTGATGAGCATCGGCGGCATCACCGACCGCCTCGTGGCGCTGTCGCGCTCGATGGTCGGGCACTGGCCGGGATCGCTGGCGCAGATCAACGTCGTGCTGTCGGTGTTCTTTGCCGGCATCTCCGGCTCCTCGACGGCCGATGCCGCCAGCCAGTCCAAGATCTTCATCGATGCGCAGAGCAAGGAGGGCTACGACCTTTCGTTCTCTATCGCCATCACGGCGGTGTCTGCGGTGCTTGCCGTCATCATCCCGCCGTCGATCCTGATGATCGTGTGGGGCGGGCTGATCTCGACTTCGATCGCGGCGATGTATCTGGCCGGCATCGTGCCAGGCCTTTTGATCGCGGGCGCGCAGATGGCGACTGTGCACGTCTACGCGGTGCGCCGCGGCTATCCGACCTATCCGAAGGCGACCTGGCGCGAGATGCGATGCGCCGTCTGGCGGTCGATACCGGCGCTGATGACGCCATTCATCATCGTCGGCGGCATTCTGCTCGGCTGGTTCACCGCGACCGAGTCCGCCTGCGTCGCGGTGCTCTATTCCGTAGCGCTCTCCGCGTTCTTTTATCGCGAGACGGGTCTACGCGAATTGTACAAGGCGCTGCTCGATACCGGGCGCCTGGCCGGAGTTGCCTTGTTCTGCGTGGGCACGGCCAGCGCGTTCGGCTGGTTGCTGGCCTACTACAAGATTCCGCAGGAACTTTTGGCGAATGTCTCGACCTGGGGCATGGGCACGGTCACGGCGGGGTTCTTCATCGCATTCTGCTTTCTGGTGGTGGGCTGCTTCCTCGATGCCATCCCGGCGATCGTCATCGTCGGCACCGTGCTGGAGCCGCTCGCCAAGTCCGTCGATCTCCATCCGGTCCAGTTCGCGATCATCTCCATCGTGTCGCTGGCCTTCGGACTGGTAACGCCGCCCTATGGCCTCTGTCTGATGATCGCCTGCTCGATCGCCGGCGTGCGGCTGCGCTATGCCCTGAAGGACACGGTGATCATGCTGATCCCGATGCTGCTCGTGCTGGCGGCGCTCATCGTCTGGCCCAGCGTGTCGCTGTTCCTGCCGCGCCTGATCGTGCCGGAGATGCTCAAATGAGCGATTGATCGTGCGATCCCGCGGCCGGGGCGCCGCGGGATCGATTTGCGTGGGTTACAGATTGCTCTCGGTGATCGCGGCGTAGACCATGCTGCGCAGCTCGCGGCGGAGCGGGTAGGCACTCGACGGCAGCACCTGGGTCATGAAGATCGTGATCAGCTCCTCGGCCGGATCGATCCAGAACGAGGTCGTGGCCGCGCCGCCCCAATTGTATTCGCCGGGGCTGCCGGCGATCAGCGTCTCGGCCGGGCGCATGGTGACGGCGAAGCCAAGACCGAAGCCGATGCCGTTATAGGTCGCTTCCGAGAACAGCGAGCGCGAGACCTCCGGCAGCGCCCGGCCGCCGGGGATGTGGTTGGTCGTCATCAGCGCCAGCGTCTTCGGCCCGATCAGCCTGACGCCGCCGAGCTCGCCGCCATTGAGCAGCGCGCGGCAGAAGGTGAGATAGTCGGCGACCGTCGAGCACAGGCCGCCGCCGCCGGAGATGAACGAGGGCGGCGACAGGAACGAGCTCGTTGTCG from Bradyrhizobium sp. CB1015 harbors:
- a CDS encoding TRAP transporter large permease, translated to MSGTVLSAGQAAMVLFGVFIGLLIVRVPVAFALGLACVPILLIEPRLSLMMLAQETFNAYNSFILLAVPFFLLTANLMSIGGITDRLVALSRSMVGHWPGSLAQINVVLSVFFAGISGSSTADAASQSKIFIDAQSKEGYDLSFSIAITAVSAVLAVIIPPSILMIVWGGLISTSIAAMYLAGIVPGLLIAGAQMATVHVYAVRRGYPTYPKATWREMRCAVWRSIPALMTPFIIVGGILLGWFTATESACVAVLYSVALSAFFYRETGLRELYKALLDTGRLAGVALFCVGTASAFGWLLAYYKIPQELLANVSTWGMGTVTAGFFIAFCFLVVGCFLDAIPAIVIVGTVLEPLAKSVDLHPVQFAIISIVSLAFGLVTPPYGLCLMIACSIAGVRLRYALKDTVIMLIPMLLVLAALIVWPSVSLFLPRLIVPEMLK
- a CDS encoding TRAP transporter substrate-binding protein; its protein translation is MKRRSFLAGIGATTAAATIGMPSILRAQAPITLNGAVQFNDDHAFNRALIRFEELVKKYYGKPVNFTLHKNSSLGLEKQYFEYMSQGKAVDYAIVSPAHMSTFAKAAPFIDAPFVFKGIEHMNKVVEANILAPIADEVAAKAEVVLIGYAGGGIRNIFANKPLKNLADLKGLKVRVQGAPIWSKTFAAVGMSPTVIAYNEIYNAIQNGVISAGENEAAGVEAMKFYEVAPYLSLTQHAVSIRPICFSVKTLKTLPKDLQDAIMKAGKEAGDYGRQLESSEEVVKLDTLEKAGKLKRVPFEERDAMKKLADPVMATYAKEIGAEGIFEKINVV
- a CDS encoding TRAP transporter small permease, which codes for MSEMHVPSTPSLWRRVTAAYAKLLEFLLAACVGILVIPVTLQIVSRYTPFIPSYIWTEEMARFLFIWTIMIGAMVGVREAQHFEVDVWPDLSRRSEAAVRILARLGVLALALVFVWAGIEFTRFAWNRTSELADLPLWLIHVAWPVAGVTWIVFAGEQILGEMRVLVGAQR